A part of Flavobacteriaceae bacterium GSB9 genomic DNA contains:
- a CDS encoding HYR domain-containing protein yields MKKYIQLFIWCVALLVTHINQAQQPTVPAGYSINQLAQGGLLANQELNGIVADPVNGDVYVATVATISTFSNFNLYKISPFGVVSLLGNYPFQGYSLVQMRWGPDNQIYTLNGYNVMKINPQNGTTSIYSTNSPVHSRSRYDLDFDANGNLIVSREPITTFYRITPPSGSVFLGNTAGLINGNHGDAFGIQPNGNIAVYVDCGGQNNYTLNASGHIDGTPFNVAWVSPTNVFSSLLTGSCAYSNGAIDPATGDIYSTILRKNGTRQNRILYTNANGGSSTLFVDNASGVTDLAFGPSTNIAGCQSLFFLDTTLNAVFEVPMNNCCNLTSVTATTTDANCSDTDDGRAEITINFSDSPVAIEGSLDGTNWISLPLPQSNPFVLPIENLQAGNYTVKVREVDNPDCEESVEFTVDVNPNSVDADGDGFTVCDGDCDDGDPNINPDAEEICDGIDNDCDGEVDESGGELWFADNDGDGFGDANDPGTASCYQLPNTVENNDDCNDGNNAIHPFAEEVCDGVDNNCDGTTDEGFDQDGDGVTLCAGDCDDTNASIYPGAPEISCDGVDNDCNPATPDNQNPVTVNFEVTDVTYGPVTPLEFGVDFIEGTDFTFASSGSNPGEPGGKTYIYTNLSPTNYGGLWFTFNNIENPRHSSQQPTGSMSFHSYDATTGVATFYSTAPLTWTNPANGQLQSINTQFRFQVQPAGATGPSPMGAATVGSIPANIVDGGEAGVPGLSLDYSTLDVKQQGDFQVWFAFEVQGTNEPLTQFYNNASTPPNTSFFTSVYSSFYSAEDVCSTPGNELTLTAVADANNATPFIYTFNGITNTSGIFPGIAAGTFDYSVRSANDCITTGTHTVGAPDLGLLVPIPDVANLPDVEAECEVKQITAPTATDACGVQYVGVADMVLPITSQGITEITWTYTFNGGTVTQTQNVIINDVTPPTIVCTPMNVDNDEGLCEAYVEVVPPSVSDNCNIGSTALDFDGSNDYISVSNYPHLTNFTLEAWVNPTYIHSEGYRSIISKGSVFGTNYNFDFGLRNNWRNNKYTLYFYLHNGSSLGGYAIEIVDTPNTWTHVAASFDDNTNEVILYQNGQELGRSILPVGPGNGVSELRLGHPYSTAGQGEPYTGQIDEVRIWNRTLSGNEILSGYNKILTGSESGLSSYYNFEDGVGSTTLADGTTNSYTGTLTNMDPATDWVASSASISPVSLTNSITGTGDASGIFPVGETEITWTATDANGNNNTCIQTITVEDKEAPIAIAQDITLELDENGQALITAEQVNNGSTDNCEIQSISINKNSFSCEDIEAESNNYALDFDGVDDYVDLPNPITLPEQFSIEAMVKINSQTGQFQILSNCDDPNSSCGGGDYKGIWFRVINGAINITTSPSAIQTRGIIYTATTQLNINEWYHVAAVVNTSSNSAKIYYNGVEQSTTNQLFGSGGFSSSHTPYIGAQYANYDSAISSFFNGQLDDIRVWNYVITPADIQNRMNIGLLGNETGLIAYYNLNEGENIVAQDKSINVNNGTLTNMDPSSDWVTGVPGLGNAGSQVTLTVNDIHGNSSTATANIIVEDNLAPEVVGQNIEVTLTASGTVSIISDDVLVSGSDNCGPVTYSISQDTFGAQDALNSPVTIELIGTDPSGNETSVPVEVTVIDPVPNALCQSITVYLDENGTVSIAPEDIDAGSNSVVGIGSLSLDNDTFTCENIGENTVVLTVTSTLGAQASCEAMVTVKDEAPPIVLTKNIDVYLDANGAASIVPTDVDDGSTDNCSIADYALDIDSFDCSDIANNPIVVTLTVTDVNGNSDSATANVTVHDDVKPIVVTQDIDVYLDANGQAGIVPLDVDDGSTDNCGIAGYALDIDSFGCGDIANNPIVVTLTVIDVNGNSDSAPANVTVHDDVKPTVITKNIDVYLDANGAANIVPTDADDGSTDNCSIASYALDIDSFDCSDIANNPIVVTLTVTDVNGNSDSALANVTVHDDVKPTVITKNIDVYLDANGQAGIVPTDVDDGSIDNCGIASYALDIDSFDCADITNNPIVVTLMVTDVNGNSDSAPANVTVHDNILPIALTQDIIVQLDNNGLGIATPEAVDNGSKDNCGIQNLSLSQTQFDCNSIGANEVELTVTDVNGNIATENAIITVEDNVAPNTLCISSGGGVVKAAYVRAQAREPWFSNTNPEHMDAVFGAGNWDLLFYETVNPNTLLNGDYNFIYMEGGDSNALEMKTFVDANITTMEQYVSDGNVLFLNAAPNEGGNMNWGFGGVVLKYPNYISTVKVVDNHPVLSNPTVVGQNYSGNFFSHSIICPATLSASLIIHDANDLSRHTLVEASYGQGHVLFGGMTTTNFHSPQPDATNLRRNILYYASGKINTNLVVQLPASGVLNIGPDLIDAGSTDACGILKREVFPSELSCSDVGEKEITLVVTDVNGNSSSCNSTISVIDNIPPIALCKNATVQLDALGLGSITTADIDNGSNDACGIKNLTLDTTDFTCADIGDNMVTLTVEDNNGNTSTCTATVTVIDNIKPIVMTQNIDVYLDANGQASIVPTDVDDGSTDNCVIASYALDIDSFDCSDIANNPIVVTLTVTDVNGNSDSAPANVTVHDEVKPTVITKNIDVYLDANGVASIVPTDVDDGSTDNCALADYALDIDSFSCSDIANNPIVITLTVTDVNGNSDSAPANVTVHDEVKPTVITKNIDVYLDANGVASIVPTDVDDGSTDNCGIADYALDIDSFDCSDIANNPIVVTLTVTDVNGNSDSAPANVTVHDDVKPIVITKNIDVYLDANGAASIVPTDVDDGSTDNCSIADYALDIDSFDCSDIANNPIVVTLTVTDFNGNSDSKTANVTVHDDVKPIITCVLNQERYVDPYQTYYTIDGTEFNATANDNCGINTITYVGGSPSTYGTTMDGVQLDLGSNVMTWTALDVNGNSSTCTTTVLVKKRPTTLIYTGDLDEQYSDSVDLSATLTDDVSNIGVAGKTIKFIIGSQSTTATTNANGIASTTLILTQNPDNIYTVETEFLEDASYLGSTDSDAFDITQENSNVNYIGNEITATQSTTNLTAILDLRVSIQDILDAHRGDIQNATVSFVLDGTIIMAATPISQLVDSHTGIISMAHTVELSKQSTSETYTLEILVDGYYIGSDQTVITVYVPEGDFITGGGHIIPTSSAGTYPSTLGTKTNFGFNVKFNKRGTKLQGKLNFIWRSGGRVYQAKSNATDALGIDIQSEDLMYAVFTSKCNYRDITDPLNPISLGGNKIMHVKMTDKGEPGDNDEISFALWDGNELLYASNWTGVNTIKQVLNGGNLVVHSGFSLGDASGGIAKQETVELLDNEEFTIEGIVVKSWPNPSDAHFNLKVNSSNLIDNVQINVFDVTNKLVHVGSLLINETYYFGEDLEAGTYVVWLKQGDKVQQVRLVKY; encoded by the coding sequence ATGAAAAAATATATACAACTATTTATTTGGTGTGTTGCGTTATTGGTTACACATATAAATCAAGCACAACAACCCACAGTGCCAGCGGGGTATAGCATAAATCAGCTTGCTCAGGGAGGTTTGCTCGCTAATCAGGAACTAAACGGAATTGTCGCTGATCCTGTTAACGGTGATGTTTATGTGGCAACTGTAGCTACAATCTCCACTTTTTCTAATTTTAATTTATACAAGATTTCTCCTTTTGGAGTTGTTTCGCTTTTAGGGAATTATCCATTTCAGGGATACAGTTTGGTTCAAATGAGATGGGGGCCAGATAATCAAATTTATACATTGAACGGATACAATGTCATGAAAATAAACCCTCAAAATGGAACAACTAGCATTTATTCAACTAATTCTCCAGTTCATAGTAGAAGTCGATATGATTTAGATTTTGACGCTAATGGAAATTTAATTGTGTCTAGAGAACCAATAACCACTTTTTATCGTATTACGCCGCCTTCGGGATCTGTTTTTTTAGGAAATACTGCCGGGTTAATAAATGGAAATCATGGAGATGCTTTTGGTATTCAACCGAATGGCAATATAGCTGTTTATGTAGATTGTGGGGGGCAAAATAATTACACATTAAATGCATCGGGGCATATTGATGGAACTCCATTTAATGTGGCATGGGTAAGCCCGACCAATGTGTTCAGTTCTTTGCTTACTGGTAGTTGCGCTTATAGCAATGGTGCTATTGATCCTGCAACTGGAGATATTTATAGTACTATTCTTAGAAAAAATGGAACCCGACAAAACAGGATTTTATATACAAATGCCAATGGAGGATCATCTACACTTTTCGTGGATAATGCCTCAGGTGTTACAGATTTGGCATTTGGTCCAAGCACAAATATAGCAGGTTGCCAAAGCTTATTCTTTCTTGACACAACGTTAAATGCAGTTTTTGAAGTACCTATGAATAATTGTTGCAATCTTACAAGTGTAACAGCAACAACCACCGATGCCAACTGTTCTGATACTGATGACGGCCGTGCAGAAATAACCATTAATTTTAGTGATAGCCCAGTAGCCATAGAAGGGAGTTTAGATGGCACCAATTGGATTTCCTTACCACTTCCACAATCTAACCCATTTGTTTTACCTATAGAAAACTTACAAGCAGGAAACTATACCGTAAAAGTTCGTGAAGTGGATAACCCAGATTGCGAAGAAAGTGTTGAGTTTACAGTAGACGTAAACCCCAACTCTGTGGATGCCGATGGTGATGGCTTTACCGTTTGCGATGGCGATTGCGATGATGGTGATCCTAATATTAATCCAGATGCCGAAGAAATCTGTGATGGTATCGATAACGATTGTGATGGCGAGGTTGATGAATCTGGCGGAGAACTGTGGTTTGCCGATAATGATGGTGACGGCTTTGGTGATGCCAACGACCCCGGAACGGCCAGCTGTTATCAATTGCCCAATACTGTTGAAAATAACGACGATTGTAACGATGGCAATAACGCCATTCACCCCTTTGCCGAAGAAGTGTGCGATGGTGTTGACAATAACTGCGATGGTACTACCGACGAAGGTTTCGATCAAGATGGTGATGGGGTAACATTATGCGCTGGTGATTGTGACGATACAAATGCTTCAATATATCCAGGGGCACCAGAAATAAGCTGTGATGGCGTGGATAACGATTGTAATCCGGCTACTCCGGATAACCAAAACCCGGTAACGGTTAATTTTGAAGTCACCGATGTCACTTATGGTCCAGTAACACCATTGGAATTTGGCGTTGATTTTATAGAGGGTACCGATTTTACCTTTGCCTCCTCAGGAAGTAACCCAGGGGAGCCTGGAGGAAAAACATATATATACACCAATTTAAGTCCAACTAATTATGGAGGCTTGTGGTTTACGTTCAACAATATTGAAAACCCACGGCATAGCAGCCAGCAACCAACAGGCTCTATGAGCTTTCATAGTTATGATGCAACAACTGGTGTGGCTACCTTTTACAGTACAGCACCATTAACTTGGACCAATCCAGCCAACGGCCAATTGCAAAGTATAAATACCCAGTTTAGATTTCAAGTGCAACCGGCAGGCGCTACGGGACCTTCGCCTATGGGTGCAGCTACGGTAGGTAGTATTCCAGCTAACATTGTTGATGGTGGTGAAGCTGGAGTACCCGGTTTGAGTTTAGATTATTCAACCTTAGATGTTAAACAACAAGGCGATTTTCAAGTGTGGTTTGCCTTCGAAGTACAAGGCACTAACGAACCTTTAACACAGTTTTACAACAATGCCAGTACACCACCAAATACCAGTTTCTTTACTTCGGTATATAGTAGTTTTTATAGTGCTGAGGATGTATGTAGTACCCCAGGTAATGAATTAACACTTACTGCTGTAGCAGATGCTAACAATGCTACGCCGTTTATTTATACGTTTAATGGAATTACAAATACTTCGGGAATATTTCCTGGTATTGCAGCAGGAACCTTTGATTATAGTGTACGTTCGGCTAATGATTGTATAACAACAGGAACCCATACTGTGGGAGCTCCAGATTTAGGCCTCTTAGTACCTATCCCAGATGTTGCCAACTTACCTGATGTAGAGGCCGAATGTGAAGTGAAGCAAATTACAGCGCCAACCGCAACCGATGCTTGTGGCGTACAATATGTTGGTGTTGCAGATATGGTATTGCCAATAACATCCCAAGGAATAACTGAAATAACCTGGACATATACATTTAACGGAGGTACTGTTACACAAACTCAAAATGTGATTATCAATGACGTTACACCTCCAACAATAGTTTGTACTCCTATGAATGTTGATAACGATGAAGGACTTTGTGAGGCTTATGTGGAGGTTGTACCTCCAAGTGTGAGCGATAATTGTAATATTGGATCGACAGCTTTGGATTTTGATGGAAGTAACGATTATATAAGCGTGTCTAATTACCCCCACTTGACTAATTTCACCTTAGAAGCTTGGGTGAATCCTACCTATATTCATTCTGAAGGTTATAGGTCTATTATAAGCAAGGGGTCTGTATTTGGAACTAACTATAACTTTGATTTTGGATTGCGTAATAATTGGAGAAATAATAAGTACACTTTATATTTCTATCTCCATAATGGAAGCTCTTTAGGAGGGTATGCTATAGAAATAGTTGATACGCCCAATACTTGGACACATGTTGCTGCAAGTTTTGATGATAATACAAATGAGGTTATCTTATATCAAAATGGCCAAGAATTAGGAAGGTCTATTTTGCCAGTTGGTCCTGGTAATGGCGTTTCAGAACTAAGATTAGGTCACCCATATAGTACAGCTGGACAAGGAGAACCTTATACAGGTCAAATTGATGAGGTACGTATTTGGAATCGCACCTTATCTGGTAACGAAATTTTAAGTGGTTATAATAAAATTTTAACAGGAAGTGAATCTGGGCTTAGTTCGTATTATAATTTTGAAGATGGTGTTGGTAGTACAACATTAGCTGATGGAACAACAAATAGTTACACTGGAACTCTAACCAATATGGATCCCGCTACCGATTGGGTCGCTTCTTCGGCATCAATTTCACCTGTTAGCTTAACCAATTCAATAACAGGAACTGGAGATGCTTCGGGAATTTTCCCTGTTGGGGAAACAGAAATTACCTGGACGGCTACCGATGCAAATGGTAATAACAACACTTGCATACAGACTATAACCGTAGAAGATAAGGAAGCACCTATAGCCATAGCACAAGATATTACTCTTGAGTTGGATGAAAATGGACAAGCTTTAATAACTGCCGAGCAAGTTAATAATGGCAGTACAGATAATTGTGAGATACAAAGTATATCTATTAATAAGAATAGTTTTTCATGTGAAGATATTGAAGCAGAAAGTAATAATTATGCATTAGATTTTGATGGTGTTGATGATTATGTTGACTTACCAAACCCAATAACTCTACCTGAACAATTCTCTATTGAAGCTATGGTAAAGATAAATTCTCAAACTGGTCAATTCCAGATTCTAAGTAATTGTGATGATCCTAATTCAAGTTGTGGAGGTGGAGATTATAAAGGTATTTGGTTTAGAGTTATCAATGGAGCAATAAATATTACCACTTCACCATCTGCTATACAAACAAGAGGTATTATCTATACAGCAACAACACAATTGAATATTAATGAATGGTATCATGTTGCAGCAGTAGTAAACACATCGTCAAATTCTGCTAAAATTTATTATAATGGTGTAGAACAATCAACAACCAATCAATTATTTGGTTCAGGAGGCTTTTCAAGTTCCCATACACCTTATATAGGAGCACAATATGCTAACTATGATTCAGCAATATCCAGTTTTTTTAACGGACAATTAGATGATATAAGAGTGTGGAATTATGTAATAACACCAGCTGACATTCAAAACAGAATGAATATTGGTTTATTAGGAAACGAAACCGGTTTAATAGCTTATTATAATCTCAATGAGGGTGAAAATATAGTTGCTCAAGATAAGTCTATTAATGTAAATAACGGGACCTTAACAAACATGGATCCCTCATCCGATTGGGTTACTGGTGTTCCTGGATTAGGGAATGCTGGTTCTCAGGTAACCTTAACTGTTAACGACATTCATGGTAACTCATCAACTGCAACTGCAAATATTATAGTTGAAGATAATTTGGCACCTGAAGTTGTTGGTCAAAATATAGAAGTCACTTTAACGGCAAGTGGTACGGTTAGTATTATATCTGATGATGTTTTAGTGAGTGGTTCAGACAATTGTGGACCTGTAACTTATAGCATAAGCCAAGATACTTTTGGCGCTCAAGATGCCTTAAATAGCCCTGTTACCATTGAATTAATTGGAACCGATCCAAGTGGTAATGAAACTAGTGTGCCAGTTGAGGTAACGGTTATTGATCCCGTACCAAATGCCCTATGTCAATCTATTACAGTGTATTTAGATGAAAATGGAACAGTAAGCATTGCACCTGAAGATATAGATGCTGGTTCTAATTCGGTAGTAGGTATAGGTAGTTTAAGTTTAGATAATGATACTTTTACTTGTGAGAATATTGGTGAGAATACAGTAGTCCTTACCGTGACAAGTACTTTAGGGGCACAAGCAAGCTGTGAGGCTATGGTAACGGTTAAAGACGAGGCACCTCCTATAGTATTAACCAAAAATATCGATGTATATCTGGATGCCAACGGTGCGGCGAGCATCGTACCGACGGATGTTGACGATGGCTCAACGGACAACTGCAGTATTGCAGATTATGCTTTGGATATTGATAGCTTTGATTGTTCGGATATTGCCAACAACCCCATTGTGGTGACCTTAACGGTAACCGATGTTAACGGCAACAGCGACAGTGCGACGGCGAACGTGACGGTGCACGACGATGTAAAACCCATAGTGGTTACCCAGGACATCGACGTCTACCTGGACGCCAATGGTCAGGCCGGTATCGTTCCCTTGGATGTGGACGATGGTTCCACGGATAATTGCGGCATAGCGGGCTACGCCCTGGACATCGACAGCTTCGGTTGCGGTGACATAGCGAACAATCCAATCGTGGTAACCTTAACGGTAATCGATGTCAATGGCAACAGCGACAGTGCTCCGGCCAATGTAACGGTGCATGACGATGTGAAACCAACAGTCATTACGAAAAACATCGATGTGTATCTGGATGCTAACGGAGCGGCGAACATCGTTCCGACCGACGCAGACGATGGTTCAACAGACAACTGTAGTATTGCGAGCTATGCCTTGGATATTGATAGTTTTGATTGTTCGGATATTGCCAACAACCCCATTGTGGTGACCTTGACGGTAACCGATGTGAATGGCAACAGCGACAGTGCTCTGGCCAATGTAACGGTACACGATGATGTGAAACCAACAGTCATTACGAAAAACATCGATGTGTATCTAGATGCCAATGGTCAGGCGGGTATCGTACCTACAGACGTAGATGATGGTTCAATAGACAATTGTGGCATTGCGAGCTATGCTTTGGATATCGATAGTTTTGATTGTGCTGATATCACCAATAATCCGATTGTGGTGACCCTAATGGTAACGGATGTGAATGGCAATAGCGACAGTGCTCCGGCCAACGTAACTGTTCACGATAATATTTTGCCTATAGCCCTTACCCAAGATATTATAGTGCAATTGGATAATAATGGACTTGGTATAGCAACTCCTGAGGCTGTAGATAATGGCAGTAAAGATAATTGTGGTATTCAGAACCTATCACTGAGTCAAACACAATTTGATTGTAATTCAATTGGAGCTAATGAGGTGGAATTAACGGTAACTGATGTCAACGGAAATATTGCAACCGAAAATGCTATTATTACGGTAGAAGATAATGTGGCTCCAAATACCTTATGTATTTCCAGTGGTGGTGGAGTTGTTAAAGCAGCCTATGTGCGCGCACAGGCGCGAGAGCCCTGGTTTTCCAATACAAATCCAGAGCATATGGATGCGGTTTTTGGGGCAGGCAATTGGGATTTATTGTTTTATGAAACAGTAAATCCAAATACATTGTTAAATGGAGATTACAATTTCATTTACATGGAAGGAGGAGATAGTAATGCCTTAGAAATGAAAACATTCGTGGATGCTAATATCACAACTATGGAACAATATGTTTCTGATGGAAATGTTTTGTTCTTGAATGCAGCTCCAAATGAAGGAGGTAATATGAATTGGGGATTTGGAGGGGTTGTCTTAAAATATCCAAATTATATTTCTACTGTTAAGGTTGTTGATAATCACCCGGTTCTATCAAACCCCACTGTAGTGGGACAAAACTACAGTGGTAACTTTTTTTCCCATTCTATAATTTGTCCAGCGACTTTAAGTGCCTCTTTAATTATTCATGATGCCAATGATTTAAGTAGACATACTCTGGTAGAGGCCAGTTACGGACAGGGCCACGTATTATTCGGAGGAATGACAACAACAAATTTTCACAGCCCTCAGCCAGATGCGACAAATCTTAGAAGAAATATTCTTTATTATGCATCTGGTAAAATAAATACAAATTTAGTTGTGCAATTGCCTGCATCGGGAGTTCTAAATATTGGCCCAGATTTAATAGACGCTGGTTCTACGGATGCTTGTGGGATATTAAAACGAGAGGTGTTTCCGAGTGAATTGAGTTGCTCTGATGTTGGAGAAAAGGAAATTACTTTAGTTGTTACAGATGTAAATGGAAATTCTTCGTCTTGTAACTCTACAATTAGTGTTATAGACAATATACCTCCTATAGCTCTTTGTAAGAATGCCACTGTGCAGTTGGATGCTCTCGGCTTGGGCAGTATCACCACAGCGGATATCGACAACGGCAGTAACGATGCCTGCGGCATCAAAAACCTGACCTTGGATACGACTGATTTTACCTGTGCCGACATTGGGGACAATATGGTTACCCTTACAGTTGAGGACAACAATGGGAACACATCGACCTGTACGGCTACGGTCACGGTAATCGACAACATTAAGCCCATAGTTATGACCCAAAATATTGATGTGTATCTAGATGCCAATGGTCAGGCGAGTATCGTACCGACCGATGTGGATGATGGTTCAACGGACAACTGCGTCATTGCGAGCTATGCTTTGGATATTGATAGCTTTGATTGTTCGGATATTGCCAACAACCCCATTGTGGTGACCTTGACGGTAACCGATGTGAATGGCAACAGCGATAGTGCTCCGGCCAATGTAACGGTACACGACGAAGTGAAACCAACAGTTATTACGAAAAACATCGATGTATATCTTGATGCCAACGGTGTGGCGAGCATCGTACCGACGGATGTTGACGATGGCTCAACGGACAACTGCGCCCTTGCAGATTATGCTCTGGATATTGATAGCTTTAGTTGTTCGGATATTGCCAACAACCCCATTGTGATCACCTTAACGGTAACGGATGTGAATGGCAATAGCGACAGTGCTCCGGCCAATGTAACGGTGCACGACGAAGTGAAACCAACAGTTATTACGAAAAACATCGATGTGTATTTGGATGCCAACGGTGTGGCGAGCATCGTACCGACGGATGTTGACGATGGCTCAACGGACAACTGCGGTATTGCAGATTATGCTTTGGATATTGATAGCTTTGATTGTTCTGATATTGCCAACAACCCGATTGTGGTGACTTTAACGGTAACCGATGTCAATGGCAACAGCGACAGTGCTCCGGCGAACGTTACGGTGCATGACGATGTGAAACCAATAGTCATTACGAAAAACATAGATGTATATCTGGATGCCAACGGTGCGGCGAGCATCGTTCCGACGGATGTTGACGATGGCTCAACGGACAACTGCAGCATTGCGGATTATGCTTTGGATATTGATAGCTTTGATTGTTCGGATATTGCCAACAACCCCATTGTGGTGACCTTGACGGTAACCGATTTCAATGGCAACAGCGATAGCAAAACGGCGAATGTAACGGTGCACGATGATGTAAAACCTATTATTACATGCGTTTTAAATCAAGAACGTTATGTTGATCCATACCAAACATATTACACCATTGACGGAACAGAATTTAACGCAACGGCTAACGATAATTGCGGCATTAATACAATCACTTATGTTGGAGGATCTCCAAGCACCTATGGAACTACTATGGATGGAGTGCAATTAGATTTGGGAAGTAATGTCATGACTTGGACAGCACTTGATGTTAACGGGAACTCTTCAACTTGTACGACTACTGTGTTAGTTAAAAAACGTCCTACCACCTTAATATATACAGGAGACTTGGATGAGCAATATTCAGACAGTGTAGATTTATCTGCTACATTAACAGATGATGTTTCCAATATAGGTGTAGCAGGAAAAACAATAAAGTTTATTATTGGTAGTCAAAGCACTACAGCTACCACGAATGCTAATGGTATTGCTTCGACAACCTTAATATTAACACAAAATCCTGACAACATTTATACGGTTGAAACCGAATTTTTAGAAGATGCCAGTTATTTAGGCAGTACTGATTCTGATGCTTTTGATATAACACAAGAGAATTCTAATGTTAATTATATAGGGAATGAGATAACAGCAACTCAGAGTACTACTAATTTAACTGCAATTTTAGATTTAAGAGTCTCGATACAGGATATATTGGACGCTCATAGGGGTGATATCCAAAATGCAACAGTGTCGTTTGTGTTGGATGGAACAATAATTATGGCAGCAACACCAATTAGTCAGTTGGTAGATTCTCATACAGGTATTATTTCTATGGCTCATACTGTTGAGTTGTCTAAACAAAGTACATCCGAAACCTATACCTTAGAAATATTGGTAGATGGATATTATATTGGGTCAGACCAAACAGTAATCACAGTATATGTGCCAGAAGGGGACTTTATAACTGGTGGTGGACACATCATTCCAACGTCATCAGCAGGAACCTATCCTTCCACTCTAGGAACCAAAACAAACTTTGGTTTTAATGTGAAGTTTAATAAGAGAGGAACCAAACTTCAAGGGAAATTAAATTTTATATGGAGAAGTGGTGGAAGAGTTTATCAAGCAAAATCAAATGCAACGGACGCATTGGGAATAGATATTCAAAGTGAAGATTTGATGTATGCTGTGTTTACCTCTAAATGTAATTATAGGGATATAACCGACCCTCTCAATCCAATTTCTTTGGGAGGAAATAAAATCATGCACGTTAAGATGACCGATAAAGGGGAGCCAGGTGATAATGATGAAATAAGCTTTGCTCTCTGGGATGGAAATGAATTATTGTATGCTAGTAATTGGACTGGTGTTAATACAATTAAGCAAGTTCTAAATGGTGGAAATTTGGTGGTTCATAGCGGATTTAGTTTAGGTGATGCCAGTGGAGGAATAGCTAAGCAAGAAACCGTTGAACTTTTAGATAACGAAGAGTTTACAATTGAAGGCATAGTTGTGAAGTCTTGGCCTAATCCTTCTGATGCTCATTTTAATTTAAAAGTAAATTCTAGTAACCTTATTGATAATGTCCAAATTAATGTTTTTGATGTTACAAATAAATTAGTTCATGTAGGGTCTCTTCTTATTAATGAAACCTATTATTTTGGAGAAGATTTAGAAGCAGGAACCTACGTGGTTTGGTTAAAACAAGGCGATAAAGTTCAACAAGTGAGATTGGTTAAGTATTAG